From Paenibacillus sp. PK3_47, the proteins below share one genomic window:
- a CDS encoding alpha-L-rhamnosidase, with protein sequence MLNVTKLRSEYKENPLGTEVNAPRISWQLVSDERNCRQSAYRIQLSKDADFKSIIFDTKKVESAQSVHVELKGLYPEARTRYFYRVQVWDQKGLESGWPAEPAYFETGLSGPEAWQAEWIAPSAAFLPQESDVCPQFRTFVQLNAPVARARIYATALGLYELELNGSRVGEHYFTPGWTSYGTRLQYQTYDVTDLLQPGKNTLGALLGNGWYKGYLGFKQEKNIYGTHRALLVELHIWYEDGREEVIGSGPDWQAAESAVRMSEIYMGEDYDARLELAYDDSSTDRWNPVEVINHTKEIIVAQENVPVTKVETLKPIALLTTPEGDKVLDMGQNMVGWLEFTVRGEAGQRVELQHAEILDRDGNFYRDNIRAAKQINSYTLKGGEPESYEPHFTFQGFRYVKLTGFPESAVPSDFTGVVLHSDMERTGDFECSDPLVNQLHHNILWGQKGNFLDVPTDCPQRDERLGWTGDAQMFVRTASYLMNTGPFFTKWLRDLKADQLPGGGIPFYIPSLQEAFSEGWGDTSHSSAAWGDAATIVPWTVYEMYGDTRLLAEQYDSMKKWVAYIYGEGSDPYLWNTGFHFGDWLGLDAKPDSYVGATDRDYVATAFYAYSVELTHKAAVALGRHEDAAYYLDLHRKIRAAYQSEFITPSGRLAVPTQTAQVLALRFGLVEGAAKDRAVQKLIRLLAEAGDHLTTGFVGTPYLNPVLSENRQNELAYKLLFQQDYPSWLYQVTKGATTVWEHWDGIKEDGSFWSADMNSFNHYAYGAIGEWLYRYVAGIGTDEGEPGFKMIRIKPHPGTGLEYVKAGVETMYGRVSSSWTRTADGGMEISVTIPANTRAVVTLLGALAERVLENGAPAEQAKGIEELKNVAEGAEITLGSGDYKFTY encoded by the coding sequence ATGCTGAATGTAACGAAGCTCCGCTCGGAGTACAAAGAAAATCCGCTGGGTACCGAAGTGAACGCCCCGAGAATCAGCTGGCAGCTGGTCTCGGATGAACGAAACTGCCGCCAATCCGCCTACAGGATCCAGTTATCCAAGGACGCTGACTTTAAGAGCATTATTTTTGACACCAAAAAAGTGGAGTCCGCCCAGTCTGTGCATGTTGAATTAAAGGGTCTGTACCCGGAAGCACGTACACGGTATTTCTACCGTGTTCAGGTATGGGATCAGAAGGGGCTGGAGTCGGGCTGGCCGGCAGAACCAGCCTATTTTGAAACAGGGCTTTCGGGACCGGAAGCGTGGCAGGCGGAGTGGATTGCTCCTTCAGCAGCATTTTTACCGCAGGAGTCTGACGTGTGCCCGCAGTTTCGTACCTTTGTTCAACTCAATGCACCTGTCGCCCGTGCCAGAATTTACGCAACCGCACTAGGGCTGTATGAGCTGGAGCTGAACGGCAGCAGGGTGGGGGAACATTATTTTACACCCGGCTGGACCAGTTACGGAACACGGCTGCAGTACCAGACTTATGATGTGACAGATTTGCTCCAGCCGGGCAAAAATACGCTCGGCGCGCTGCTCGGCAACGGCTGGTACAAGGGATACCTTGGCTTTAAGCAGGAAAAAAACATTTACGGTACGCACCGGGCGCTGCTGGTAGAGCTGCATATCTGGTATGAGGATGGCCGGGAGGAAGTCATTGGTTCAGGTCCGGACTGGCAGGCAGCAGAGAGTGCTGTGCGGATGTCGGAGATTTATATGGGCGAAGATTATGATGCACGTCTTGAGCTGGCATATGACGATTCTTCTACGGACAGATGGAATCCCGTTGAAGTGATTAATCATACCAAAGAGATCATTGTCGCCCAGGAAAATGTTCCGGTCACCAAGGTGGAGACGCTTAAGCCAATTGCACTGCTGACCACACCTGAGGGAGATAAGGTGCTGGATATGGGCCAAAATATGGTCGGCTGGCTGGAATTTACGGTCCGGGGAGAAGCGGGGCAGAGGGTGGAGCTTCAGCATGCGGAGATACTCGACCGGGACGGAAATTTTTACCGGGACAATATCCGGGCTGCCAAGCAGATCAATTCTTATACCTTAAAAGGTGGAGAGCCGGAAAGTTATGAACCGCATTTTACGTTCCAGGGCTTCAGGTATGTGAAGCTGACAGGGTTTCCGGAGAGTGCCGTGCCGTCGGATTTCACCGGTGTTGTACTGCATTCCGATATGGAACGTACGGGTGACTTTGAGTGTTCCGACCCGCTGGTTAACCAGCTGCACCATAACATTCTGTGGGGGCAAAAGGGAAATTTCCTGGATGTGCCGACCGACTGTCCGCAGCGGGATGAGCGGCTGGGGTGGACCGGGGATGCCCAGATGTTCGTCCGTACCGCCTCTTATCTGATGAATACGGGGCCGTTCTTTACCAAGTGGCTGCGGGATCTGAAAGCTGACCAGCTGCCGGGAGGCGGTATTCCTTTTTATATCCCGAGCCTGCAGGAGGCATTCTCGGAAGGCTGGGGAGACACCAGCCATTCCTCGGCAGCCTGGGGGGATGCGGCCACGATAGTGCCTTGGACTGTCTATGAAATGTATGGTGACACCAGACTGCTTGCCGAGCAGTATGACAGCATGAAGAAGTGGGTTGCCTATATTTACGGGGAAGGCAGCGATCCGTATCTCTGGAATACAGGCTTTCATTTCGGTGACTGGCTGGGCCTGGATGCCAAGCCGGACAGCTATGTCGGGGCAACGGACAGGGATTATGTCGCCACCGCCTTTTATGCTTATTCCGTGGAACTGACGCATAAGGCGGCTGTAGCGCTTGGCCGGCATGAAGATGCCGCTTATTATCTGGATCTGCACAGAAAGATACGGGCTGCCTACCAGAGTGAATTCATAACGCCTTCGGGCAGATTGGCAGTGCCTACCCAGACTGCTCAGGTATTGGCGCTGCGGTTCGGTCTCGTAGAAGGTGCTGCAAAAGACCGCGCGGTACAAAAACTGATCCGTCTGCTGGCTGAAGCGGGGGACCATCTGACCACAGGATTCGTCGGAACGCCTTATCTGAATCCGGTGCTCAGCGAAAACAGACAGAACGAGCTGGCTTACAAGCTGCTGTTCCAGCAGGATTATCCTTCATGGCTGTACCAGGTAACCAAGGGGGCAACCACAGTCTGGGAACATTGGGATGGCATCAAGGAGGACGGCAGCTTCTGGAGTGCAGATATGAACTCATTCAATCACTATGCGTATGGTGCAATCGGGGAGTGGCTGTACAGGTATGTTGCCGGCATCGGCACAGACGAGGGGGAGCCGGGCTTCAAAATGATCCGGATCAAGCCGCATCCGGGTACCGGTCTGGAGTATGTGAAGGCAGGCGTCGAAACGATGTACGGCCGCGTATCTTCTTCATGGACGCGTACAGCGGACGGCGGAATGGAGATCAGTGTCACTATTCCGGCAAATACGCGTGCAGTTGTGACTCTTCTTGGAGCGCTGGCGGAAAGGGTGCTTGAGAACGGTGCGCCTGCCGAGCAGGCAAAAGGCATTGAAGAGCTGAAAAATGTTGCTGAGGGTGCAGAGATCACACTGGGTTCAGGAGACTACAAATTCACCTATTAA
- a CDS encoding AraC family transcriptional regulator, which produces MQRKSELFTSESLLHNPLHLLVNRVPEGFYAPFHAHDFIELCYVAEGRGYHHIEDEIIPVQKGMLFVLPVGVSHVFRPATPDASGNRLIVYNCLFDNHMVERLMVIVQEPPILAHLSALAANSCAYYHIHDHNGRIENLLLDLYRESYGDGTGSETMLITLVSQLVVTVYRTKSGETGKCAEGAAEFAHILRYLENRLAEPLTLKELSESSGWSVRHLQRMFHKHTGQTFGSYLQNLRVQKSCELLRSTSLKIHLIAEAAGYRDTDSFHAVFKKITGLTPLEYRKLHNS; this is translated from the coding sequence ATGCAGCGCAAGAGCGAGCTGTTTACAAGTGAGAGTTTACTGCATAATCCTTTGCATTTGCTGGTGAACCGGGTTCCGGAAGGCTTTTATGCCCCTTTTCATGCCCATGATTTTATAGAGCTGTGTTATGTGGCGGAAGGCAGAGGTTACCATCATATTGAAGACGAGATTATCCCCGTGCAAAAAGGCATGCTCTTCGTTCTTCCTGTCGGTGTCTCCCATGTGTTCCGTCCGGCTACGCCCGATGCATCCGGCAACCGGCTGATCGTCTACAATTGCCTTTTTGATAACCATATGGTGGAGCGGCTGATGGTTATTGTACAGGAACCCCCAATTCTTGCCCACCTGTCCGCACTTGCCGCTAACAGCTGTGCTTACTACCATATCCATGATCATAACGGGAGAATCGAAAATCTGCTGCTGGACTTGTACCGCGAAAGCTATGGAGACGGAACAGGCTCAGAGACAATGCTGATCACACTTGTCAGCCAGCTGGTGGTTACGGTATACAGAACTAAATCCGGGGAGACTGGTAAATGCGCCGAAGGAGCTGCTGAGTTCGCACATATTCTAAGGTATCTGGAGAACCGTCTGGCTGAACCCCTGACACTGAAGGAATTATCCGAAAGCTCGGGGTGGAGCGTCAGACATCTGCAGCGCATGTTCCACAAGCATACCGGCCAGACCTTTGGCTCCTACCTGCAAAACTTGCGGGTACAGAAAAGCTGTGAGCTGCTGCGCTCTACCAGTCTCAAGATCCACCTGATTGCCGAAGCAGCCGGCTACCGTGATACCGATTCTTTTCATGCCGTATTCAAAAAAATCACCGGACTAACGCCATTGGAGTACCGTAAGCTTCATAATTCTTAA
- a CDS encoding GNAT family N-acetyltransferase, with the protein MDITIRELKEEDLDQGILLSGSFTVDSILVLHTENQQIRYTVQKVAAYTKSYDDEELTAGSHSDYIDNPDKVIYLAFAGKQAAGQLVLKRNWNNYAYIEYIKVDNSYRKSGIGRQLIEQAKHWAKAGDLPGLMLETQNINVTACKLYERCGFVIGGFDHFLYKGLHPQTNETAIYWYLLLDQ; encoded by the coding sequence GTGGACATTACCATCAGGGAACTGAAAGAGGAAGATTTAGATCAGGGGATCCTCCTGAGCGGCAGCTTTACCGTTGATTCCATTCTTGTTTTGCATACCGAAAATCAGCAAATCCGCTATACTGTCCAAAAGGTGGCTGCATATACCAAAAGCTATGATGACGAGGAGCTGACTGCCGGTTCCCACTCTGACTACATTGACAATCCTGATAAAGTGATCTATCTGGCGTTTGCGGGAAAACAGGCGGCAGGCCAGCTTGTGCTGAAAAGGAACTGGAACAACTATGCCTATATCGAGTACATAAAGGTAGACAACTCTTACAGAAAGTCCGGCATCGGCCGGCAGCTGATCGAGCAAGCCAAACACTGGGCCAAAGCCGGCGACCTGCCGGGCCTGATGCTGGAGACGCAGAACATTAACGTGACTGCCTGCAAGTTGTATGAGCGATGCGGATTTGTCATCGGCGGATTCGATCATTTCCTGTATAAAGGACTGCATCCGCAAACCAATGAAACTGCGATTTACTGGTATTTGCTGCTGGATCAATAA
- a CDS encoding carbohydrate ABC transporter permease has product MTIQTKKRISEITLFVITLLVAVIFFFPIFFNLMSAFKSNAEIMRDAIAFPKGLYLDSFKYLLTETEFPRAIVNSLILTLVSIAAQVLIIPMAGYAIERRNARWTQFVFLYFLAGMMIPFQAYMIPLFKELRMFGLYGSLAGPILVYVAGAVGFGCLLYTSFVKGIPQEIEEAAEIDGCSRYGIFWKIVFPLMGPVTASMVVLNGLGIWNDFLLPMLVLPSGEAKTMVVEIYRYIGEFSSRWDMIFAGTAMSVVPVLIVFVSLQKYFVKGIAAGATKG; this is encoded by the coding sequence ATGACTATTCAGACGAAAAAAAGAATCAGCGAGATCACCCTGTTCGTGATTACGCTGCTGGTTGCAGTCATCTTCTTTTTCCCGATCTTCTTCAACCTCATGTCTGCGTTCAAAAGCAATGCAGAAATCATGCGGGATGCGATCGCTTTTCCCAAAGGGCTGTACCTCGACAGCTTTAAATATCTGCTGACCGAGACGGAATTTCCGCGGGCGATTGTGAACAGCCTGATTCTGACCCTGGTCTCGATCGCTGCACAGGTGCTGATTATACCGATGGCCGGTTATGCGATTGAACGCAGGAATGCACGCTGGACCCAGTTTGTCTTCCTGTATTTCCTGGCCGGGATGATGATTCCTTTTCAGGCGTATATGATTCCGCTGTTCAAAGAGCTGAGAATGTTCGGGCTGTACGGCAGTCTGGCCGGTCCGATTCTAGTCTATGTTGCCGGTGCTGTCGGATTTGGCTGCCTGCTCTATACGAGCTTTGTCAAAGGCATTCCGCAGGAGATTGAAGAAGCTGCCGAGATTGACGGATGTTCGCGGTACGGGATCTTCTGGAAAATTGTCTTTCCGCTCATGGGACCGGTTACGGCAAGTATGGTTGTGCTGAACGGACTGGGGATCTGGAATGACTTTCTGCTGCCGATGCTGGTGCTGCCTTCGGGTGAAGCCAAGACGATGGTCGTGGAAATCTACCGCTACATCGGTGAATTCTCGTCACGCTGGGATATGATTTTTGCCGGAACCGCCATGTCGGTTGTCCCCGTGCTGATCGTGTTCGTCTCGCTGCAGAAGTACTTTGTCAAAGGGATTGCGGCAGGGGCGACCAAGGGGTAA
- a CDS encoding sugar ABC transporter permease, whose product MATAVKRADKPLTAAMPVKKKKKWQSYALLFILPSFLIYTLFVIVPTAGSIYLSFTSWDGISEDVRYIGFANFVEIWHSPRVHNALKNTLIMTVSLVVLENIAAIAMAVMVDKVRWFRNLFRSIFYFPTLLSGIVMGFVWAMILNYNFGVFNQLLDAVGLGSWMVDWLGNPDYAMISIILSTVWKGAGYYMIIYLAGLQGIPAELNEAASIDGANGFQQFRHITFPLLAGSLTVCMVLSMISALKIFDQIAVMTDGGPGFATETLTYIIYKVGFGELRQGFGTALAMVLFLIILLITIIQVKFLRKREVQM is encoded by the coding sequence ATGGCTACAGCAGTAAAGAGAGCAGACAAGCCGCTGACGGCAGCCATGCCGGTAAAAAAGAAGAAAAAATGGCAGTCCTACGCACTACTGTTTATTCTGCCTTCATTTTTGATCTACACCTTGTTCGTTATTGTTCCAACCGCAGGCAGCATTTACTTAAGCTTTACCTCGTGGGATGGAATCAGTGAGGATGTAAGGTACATCGGGTTCGCCAATTTCGTGGAAATATGGCACAGCCCGCGGGTACACAATGCGCTGAAGAACACGCTGATTATGACGGTCAGCCTGGTTGTACTGGAGAACATCGCTGCCATTGCGATGGCGGTCATGGTCGATAAGGTACGCTGGTTCCGCAATTTGTTCAGAAGTATCTTTTATTTCCCGACACTTTTGAGCGGGATTGTAATGGGGTTTGTCTGGGCCATGATCTTGAATTACAACTTCGGGGTATTCAACCAGCTGCTCGATGCTGTCGGGCTGGGAAGCTGGATGGTTGACTGGCTGGGGAATCCGGACTATGCCATGATTTCGATTATTTTGTCTACGGTGTGGAAGGGTGCAGGTTATTACATGATCATCTATCTGGCAGGACTGCAGGGTATTCCGGCAGAGCTGAATGAAGCGGCGAGCATTGACGGAGCGAACGGCTTCCAGCAGTTCCGCCACATTACGTTCCCGCTGCTGGCCGGATCGCTGACCGTATGTATGGTGCTGTCCATGATCAGCGCGCTGAAGATTTTTGATCAGATTGCGGTAATGACCGACGGCGGCCCCGGCTTTGCCACCGAGACCTTAACCTATATTATTTATAAAGTCGGCTTTGGCGAACTCCGGCAGGGCTTCGGTACGGCGCTTGCGATGGTGCTGTTCCTGATTATTTTGCTCATCACCATCATTCAGGTGAAATTCCTCCGGAAACGGGAGGTGCAGATGTAA
- a CDS encoding extracellular solute-binding protein: MNNKTIIKLSTLLLAATTVLSACGSNNSSSGNAGSNSNNGGSATDAPAAAATDSKKEVSFTIGYASGDPATKEAIAATVKAYMEANPNVKIKDISETSSAAYLDWLKTKDAVGEFPDLVEMRDTQVFADAGKIVELPADLLDLFDNPPQVDGKVWNAPLSVNVPQGIIYSKKAYADAGVTELPKTYDEFLVIQEKLKASGITPLVVGGKDIFHMGFWVNKFLIDEVYTKDPDWNSKRTAKTVSFTDANVVQAMTDFKELFKNYVDKGWLSTGDNQTASILVSGKAAQLFSGTWMFSQIQDADPSFEFGFYAIPDRAGKVNVIGLPSPAGWSLSADAAKDADKTEAIKDFIRFFFSPEQYAPYLASINAIPSTKEKVSYEAGEQMQVALDLIADPNVTKSLAINNWWGENLIPPQFRNWFYKLLQDLVVKDENVAEYMKQADTEYDAQVKANQQ; this comes from the coding sequence ATGAACAATAAAACGATAATCAAGCTGTCCACACTGCTGCTTGCCGCTACAACAGTCCTGTCAGCCTGCGGCAGCAACAACAGCAGCAGCGGGAATGCCGGCAGTAACAGTAACAATGGCGGATCTGCAACAGATGCACCAGCTGCAGCAGCAACCGACAGTAAAAAGGAAGTCAGCTTCACGATCGGCTACGCCTCCGGCGATCCGGCTACCAAAGAGGCTATTGCCGCCACTGTCAAAGCTTATATGGAAGCCAATCCGAATGTGAAAATTAAGGATATCAGCGAGACCTCGTCAGCAGCCTATCTGGACTGGCTCAAAACCAAGGATGCCGTAGGCGAGTTCCCGGATCTTGTGGAAATGCGGGATACGCAGGTGTTCGCCGATGCCGGAAAAATTGTCGAGCTGCCAGCCGATCTTCTGGACCTGTTCGATAATCCGCCGCAGGTGGACGGCAAGGTATGGAATGCACCGCTGTCCGTTAACGTGCCGCAAGGCATCATTTACAGCAAGAAGGCATACGCCGATGCAGGAGTTACCGAGCTGCCCAAAACCTATGATGAATTCCTGGTGATTCAGGAAAAGCTGAAGGCTAGCGGAATTACACCGCTGGTTGTCGGCGGGAAGGATATTTTCCATATGGGCTTCTGGGTGAACAAATTCCTGATCGATGAAGTTTACACGAAAGACCCGGACTGGAATTCCAAGCGCACCGCCAAAACAGTCAGCTTTACCGACGCCAACGTAGTGCAGGCAATGACTGATTTCAAAGAGCTGTTCAAAAATTATGTCGACAAAGGCTGGCTCAGCACCGGCGATAACCAGACCGCCTCTATTCTCGTATCCGGCAAAGCGGCGCAGCTGTTCTCCGGCACGTGGATGTTCTCGCAAATCCAGGATGCGGACCCAAGCTTCGAATTCGGGTTCTACGCCATTCCTGACCGGGCAGGCAAAGTAAATGTCATCGGTCTGCCGTCACCGGCCGGCTGGTCCCTGTCTGCTGATGCTGCCAAGGATGCTGACAAAACAGAGGCGATCAAGGATTTCATCCGCTTCTTCTTCTCCCCTGAGCAGTACGCTCCTTATCTGGCCAGCATCAACGCCATTCCTTCTACCAAGGAGAAGGTCAGCTATGAAGCGGGTGAGCAAATGCAGGTAGCGCTGGACCTGATTGCCGATCCGAATGTGACGAAGTCGCTGGCTATTAACAACTGGTGGGGAGAGAACCTGATTCCTCCGCAGTTCCGTAACTGGTTCTACAAGCTGCTGCAGGATCTCGTTGTAAAAGATGAAAACGTTGCCGAATACATGAAGCAGGCGGATACCGAATACGATGCACAGGTAAAGGCCAACCAGCAGTAA